Proteins encoded by one window of Cucurbita pepo subsp. pepo cultivar mu-cu-16 chromosome LG14, ASM280686v2, whole genome shotgun sequence:
- the LOC111809625 gene encoding pentatricopeptide repeat-containing protein At3g24000, mitochondrial isoform X2 — MYSKLGRIKYARLVFDEMPERNEASWNSMMSGYVRVGSYVEAVLFFRDICGIGIKPSGFVIASLVTACNKSSCMANEGFQLHGFAFKCGLIYDVFVGTSFVHFYGSYGIVSNAQKMFNEMPDRNVVSWTSLMVSYSDNGSKEEVINTYKRMRREGICCNENNIALVISSCGFLVDVLLGHQLLGHVLKFGLETKVSAANSLISMFGGCGDIDEACSIFNEMNDRDTISWNSIISANAQNALHEESFRYFYWMRSIHEEINDTTLSILLSICGSLDYLKWGKGVHGLVVKYGLEPNICLSNTLLSMYSDAGRSEDAEMIFRRMPERDVISWNSMLACYAQDGRFLCALNVFAEMLWMKKEINYVTFTSALAACLDPEFLTEGKILHGSVIVLGLQDDLIIGNTLITFYGKCHKMAEAKKLLQRMPKHDKVTWNALIGGFADNAEPNEAVAAFKLMREGGTCGVDYITIVNTLGSCLTNEDLIKYGRPIHAHTAVTGFDLDQHVQSSLITMYAKCGDLHSSSYIFDKLVFKTSSVWNAIITANARYGFGEEALKLVVRMRRAGIEFDQFNFSAAISVAADLAMLEEGQQLHGSTLKLGFECDHFVINAAMDMYGKCGELDDALKILPRPTDRSRLSWNTLISVFARHGHFHKARETFHEMLKLGIKPDHVSFICLLSACSHGGLVDEGLAYYASMTSEYGIQPGIEHCVCMIDLLGRSGRLVEAEAFIADMPIPPNDLVWRSLLASCRIYCNLDLGRKAAENLLELDPSDDSAYVLYSNVFATIGRWKDVEDVRGQMGARKIQKKPAHSWVKWKGNISIFGMGDQTHSQTDQINDKLLELMKMVREAGYVPDTSYSLQDTDEEQKEHNMWNHSERIALAFGLINVPEGTTVRIFKNLRVCGDCHSFFKFVSGILGRKIVLRDPYRFHHFTDGNCSCSDYW, encoded by the coding sequence ATGTATTCAAAGCTTGGTCGTATAAAATATGCTCGGTtagtgtttgatgaaatgcctGAGAGAAATGAAGCTTCTTGGAATAGTATGATGTCAGGTTATGTTCGAGTGGGCTCATACGTGGAAGCAGTATTGTTCTTTCGAGATATTTGTGGGATCGGCATTAAACCAAGTGGATTTGTGATCGCGAGTTTAGTCACTGCTTGTAATAAGTCCTCTTGTATGGCCAATGAAGGTTTCCAACTTCATGGTTTTGCATTTAAATGTGGTTTGATATATGATGTTTTCGTAGGTACTTCTTTTGTGCACTTTTATGGTAGCTATGGGATTGTCTCTAACGCTCAAAAGATGTTCAATGAGATGCCTGATAGGAATGTGGTCTCTTGGACTTCTTTGATGGTTTCATATTCAGATAACGGAAGTAAGGAGGAAGTGATAAATACTTATAAACGTATGCGGCGTGAAGGAATATGCTGCAATGAAAACAATATAGCTTTAGTAATTAGTTCTTGTGGGTTTCTTGTGGATGTACTGTTGGGTCATCAACTTCTTGGACATGTCTTAAAGTTTGGATTAGAGACTAAAGTTTCTGCTGCTAACTCTCTTATATCCATGTTCGGTGGTTGTGGTGACATTGACGAGGCTTGCAGTATTTTCAATGAGATGAATGATAGAGACACAATCTCATGGAATTCCATCATTTCTGCGAATGCGCAAAATGCACTACATGAAGAATCATTTAGGTATTTTTACTGGATGCGCTCGATCCATGAAGAGATAAATGATACAACACTTTCTATTTTGTTATCAATTTGTGGCTCTTTAGATTATTTGAAGTGGGGAAAAGGGGTTCACGGTCTAGTAGTGAAATATGGACTAGAACCTAATATTTGTCTTTCCAACACTCTTTTAAGCATGTATTCTGATGCTGGAAGATCTGAAGATGCAGAAATGATCTTTAGAAGAATGCCAGAAAGGGATGTAATCTCATGGAATTCCATGTTAGCATGCTATGCTCAGGATGGAAGGTTCCTGTGTGCCTTAAATGTTTTTGCTGAGATGCTTTGGATGAAAAAGGAGATTAATTATGTGACATTTACAAGTGCATTGGCTGCCTGTTTAGATCCTGAATTCCTTACCGAAGGGAAAATTCTCCACGGTTCTGTCATCGTTCTGGGTCTGCAAGATGATTTGATCATTGGAAACacattaattacattttatgGGAAGTGCCATAAGATGGCTGAGGCGAAAAAGTTATTACAGAGGATGCCCAAGCATGACAAAGTAACTTGGAATGCACTTATAGGTGGTTTTGCTGATAATGCAGAACCGAATGAGGCAGTAGCAGCTTTCAAATTGATGAGGGAAGGGGGTACGTGCGGTGTTGACTATATTACCATTGTAAATACGCTCGGTTCTTGTTTGACTAATGAGGATCTGATCAAATATGGGAGGCCCATTCATGCGCATACAGCTGTGACAGGATTTGATCTGGATCAGCATGTCCAAAGTTCCCTTATCACAATGTATGCAAAATGTGGTGACCTTCACTCTAGTAGCTATATCTTTGATAAATTGGTGTTTAAAACTTCTAGTGTGTGGAATGCCATCATTACTGCAAATGCTCGTTATGGATTCGGAGAAGAGGCTTTGAAACTTGTAGTAAGGATGAGACGTGCTGGAATTGAATTTGATCAGTTCAACTTCTCCGCTGCAATTTCAGTCGCTGCCGATTTGGCTATGTTGGAGGAAGGCCAACAGCTTCATGGATCAACGCTTAAACTAGGATTCGAATGTGATCATTTTGTCATAAATGCTGCTATGGATATGTATGGTAAGTGTGGGGAACTGGACGATGCTTTAAAAATACTTCCCCGGCCAACCGATAGGTCACGCTTGTCATGGAATACATTGATATCAGTTTTTGCCAGACATGGACATTTTCATAAGGCTAGGGAAACTTTTCATGAGATGCTAAAACTAGGTATAAAACCTGATCATGTATCATTTATATGTCTTCTTTCCGCATGTAGTCATGGGGGGTTAGTCGACGAGGGTCTTGCATATTATGCTTCAATGACTTCTGAATATGGAATTCAACCTGGAATTGAACATTGTGTGTGCATGATTGATCTTCTTGGAAGATCAGGAAGGCTTGTTGAAGCTGAAGCTTTTATTGCAGATATGCCAATACCACCTAATGATCTTGTTTGGCGGAGTCTTTTGGCTTCTTGCAGAATATATTGCAATCTAGACCTTGGAAGAAAGGCTGCAGAGAACCTTCTTGAGTTGGATCCATCTGATGATTCAGCTTATGTTCTTTACTCGAATGTCTTCGCAACAATTGGCAGATGGAAAGATGTCGAAGACGTGCGGGGGCAAATGGGTGCAcgcaaaattcaaaagaagccTGCACATAGCTGGGTCAAATGGAAGGGAAATATCAGCATATTTGGAATGGGAGACCAAACACATTCACAAACGGACCAGATCAATGACAAGTTGTTAGAACTTATGAAAATGGTTAGAGAAGCTGGTTATGTTCCTGATACAAGCTACTCACTGCAGGACACAGATGAAGAACAGAAGGAGCATAATATGTGGAACCATAGCGAAAGAATTGCTCTTGCTTTTGGATTGATCAATGTTCCAGAAGGTACTACTGTTCGGATTTTCAAGAATCTTCGTGTTTGTGGTGACTGCCATTCTTTCTTCAAGTTTGTCAGTGGAATCCTTGGGCGAAAGATTGTATTGAGGGACCCATATCGGTTTCATCACTTCACTGATGGAAATTGTTCCTGTTCCGACTATTGGTAG
- the LOC111809625 gene encoding pentatricopeptide repeat-containing protein At3g24000, mitochondrial isoform X1: MLPFNQTASRLRPSILKYSNKGRFFGLLQFITDFGVNLARRFHGALSEPQNGRSGQVHASKFSHFSQPALNLPTSITWNTEGGEQANDLFLSLSNHPNTEVSCFSQKGYSLITEEIVGRTVHAICLKSLVRLSVFQTNTLISMYSKLGRIKYARLVFDEMPERNEASWNSMMSGYVRVGSYVEAVLFFRDICGIGIKPSGFVIASLVTACNKSSCMANEGFQLHGFAFKCGLIYDVFVGTSFVHFYGSYGIVSNAQKMFNEMPDRNVVSWTSLMVSYSDNGSKEEVINTYKRMRREGICCNENNIALVISSCGFLVDVLLGHQLLGHVLKFGLETKVSAANSLISMFGGCGDIDEACSIFNEMNDRDTISWNSIISANAQNALHEESFRYFYWMRSIHEEINDTTLSILLSICGSLDYLKWGKGVHGLVVKYGLEPNICLSNTLLSMYSDAGRSEDAEMIFRRMPERDVISWNSMLACYAQDGRFLCALNVFAEMLWMKKEINYVTFTSALAACLDPEFLTEGKILHGSVIVLGLQDDLIIGNTLITFYGKCHKMAEAKKLLQRMPKHDKVTWNALIGGFADNAEPNEAVAAFKLMREGGTCGVDYITIVNTLGSCLTNEDLIKYGRPIHAHTAVTGFDLDQHVQSSLITMYAKCGDLHSSSYIFDKLVFKTSSVWNAIITANARYGFGEEALKLVVRMRRAGIEFDQFNFSAAISVAADLAMLEEGQQLHGSTLKLGFECDHFVINAAMDMYGKCGELDDALKILPRPTDRSRLSWNTLISVFARHGHFHKARETFHEMLKLGIKPDHVSFICLLSACSHGGLVDEGLAYYASMTSEYGIQPGIEHCVCMIDLLGRSGRLVEAEAFIADMPIPPNDLVWRSLLASCRIYCNLDLGRKAAENLLELDPSDDSAYVLYSNVFATIGRWKDVEDVRGQMGARKIQKKPAHSWVKWKGNISIFGMGDQTHSQTDQINDKLLELMKMVREAGYVPDTSYSLQDTDEEQKEHNMWNHSERIALAFGLINVPEGTTVRIFKNLRVCGDCHSFFKFVSGILGRKIVLRDPYRFHHFTDGNCSCSDYW; the protein is encoded by the exons ATGCTTCCCTTCAATCAGACTGCATCTCGGCTCCGTCCAA GTATCTTGAAGTATAGCAATAAAGGAAGATTTTTTGGGTTGTTGCAATTTATTACTGATTTTGGGGTCAACTTAGCAAGAAG ATTTCACGGAGCACTATCAGAACCTCAAAATGGAAGAAGTGGTCAAGTACATGCTAGCAAGTTTAGCCATTTTTCCCAG CCTGCCCTTAATTTGCCCACTTCAATCACTTGGAATACAGAAGGGGGAGAGCAAGCCAACGACTTGTTTTTATCACTTTCTAACCACCCAAATACAGAAGTTTCATGCTTTTCTCAAAAGGGTTATTCTCTAATCACAGAAGAAATTGTTGGCAGAACAGTTCATGCCATTTGCTTAAAGAGTTTGGTGAGGTTGAGTGTGTTCCAGACCAATACATTGATCAGTATGTATTCAAAGCTTGGTCGTATAAAATATGCTCGGTtagtgtttgatgaaatgcctGAGAGAAATGAAGCTTCTTGGAATAGTATGATGTCAGGTTATGTTCGAGTGGGCTCATACGTGGAAGCAGTATTGTTCTTTCGAGATATTTGTGGGATCGGCATTAAACCAAGTGGATTTGTGATCGCGAGTTTAGTCACTGCTTGTAATAAGTCCTCTTGTATGGCCAATGAAGGTTTCCAACTTCATGGTTTTGCATTTAAATGTGGTTTGATATATGATGTTTTCGTAGGTACTTCTTTTGTGCACTTTTATGGTAGCTATGGGATTGTCTCTAACGCTCAAAAGATGTTCAATGAGATGCCTGATAGGAATGTGGTCTCTTGGACTTCTTTGATGGTTTCATATTCAGATAACGGAAGTAAGGAGGAAGTGATAAATACTTATAAACGTATGCGGCGTGAAGGAATATGCTGCAATGAAAACAATATAGCTTTAGTAATTAGTTCTTGTGGGTTTCTTGTGGATGTACTGTTGGGTCATCAACTTCTTGGACATGTCTTAAAGTTTGGATTAGAGACTAAAGTTTCTGCTGCTAACTCTCTTATATCCATGTTCGGTGGTTGTGGTGACATTGACGAGGCTTGCAGTATTTTCAATGAGATGAATGATAGAGACACAATCTCATGGAATTCCATCATTTCTGCGAATGCGCAAAATGCACTACATGAAGAATCATTTAGGTATTTTTACTGGATGCGCTCGATCCATGAAGAGATAAATGATACAACACTTTCTATTTTGTTATCAATTTGTGGCTCTTTAGATTATTTGAAGTGGGGAAAAGGGGTTCACGGTCTAGTAGTGAAATATGGACTAGAACCTAATATTTGTCTTTCCAACACTCTTTTAAGCATGTATTCTGATGCTGGAAGATCTGAAGATGCAGAAATGATCTTTAGAAGAATGCCAGAAAGGGATGTAATCTCATGGAATTCCATGTTAGCATGCTATGCTCAGGATGGAAGGTTCCTGTGTGCCTTAAATGTTTTTGCTGAGATGCTTTGGATGAAAAAGGAGATTAATTATGTGACATTTACAAGTGCATTGGCTGCCTGTTTAGATCCTGAATTCCTTACCGAAGGGAAAATTCTCCACGGTTCTGTCATCGTTCTGGGTCTGCAAGATGATTTGATCATTGGAAACacattaattacattttatgGGAAGTGCCATAAGATGGCTGAGGCGAAAAAGTTATTACAGAGGATGCCCAAGCATGACAAAGTAACTTGGAATGCACTTATAGGTGGTTTTGCTGATAATGCAGAACCGAATGAGGCAGTAGCAGCTTTCAAATTGATGAGGGAAGGGGGTACGTGCGGTGTTGACTATATTACCATTGTAAATACGCTCGGTTCTTGTTTGACTAATGAGGATCTGATCAAATATGGGAGGCCCATTCATGCGCATACAGCTGTGACAGGATTTGATCTGGATCAGCATGTCCAAAGTTCCCTTATCACAATGTATGCAAAATGTGGTGACCTTCACTCTAGTAGCTATATCTTTGATAAATTGGTGTTTAAAACTTCTAGTGTGTGGAATGCCATCATTACTGCAAATGCTCGTTATGGATTCGGAGAAGAGGCTTTGAAACTTGTAGTAAGGATGAGACGTGCTGGAATTGAATTTGATCAGTTCAACTTCTCCGCTGCAATTTCAGTCGCTGCCGATTTGGCTATGTTGGAGGAAGGCCAACAGCTTCATGGATCAACGCTTAAACTAGGATTCGAATGTGATCATTTTGTCATAAATGCTGCTATGGATATGTATGGTAAGTGTGGGGAACTGGACGATGCTTTAAAAATACTTCCCCGGCCAACCGATAGGTCACGCTTGTCATGGAATACATTGATATCAGTTTTTGCCAGACATGGACATTTTCATAAGGCTAGGGAAACTTTTCATGAGATGCTAAAACTAGGTATAAAACCTGATCATGTATCATTTATATGTCTTCTTTCCGCATGTAGTCATGGGGGGTTAGTCGACGAGGGTCTTGCATATTATGCTTCAATGACTTCTGAATATGGAATTCAACCTGGAATTGAACATTGTGTGTGCATGATTGATCTTCTTGGAAGATCAGGAAGGCTTGTTGAAGCTGAAGCTTTTATTGCAGATATGCCAATACCACCTAATGATCTTGTTTGGCGGAGTCTTTTGGCTTCTTGCAGAATATATTGCAATCTAGACCTTGGAAGAAAGGCTGCAGAGAACCTTCTTGAGTTGGATCCATCTGATGATTCAGCTTATGTTCTTTACTCGAATGTCTTCGCAACAATTGGCAGATGGAAAGATGTCGAAGACGTGCGGGGGCAAATGGGTGCAcgcaaaattcaaaagaagccTGCACATAGCTGGGTCAAATGGAAGGGAAATATCAGCATATTTGGAATGGGAGACCAAACACATTCACAAACGGACCAGATCAATGACAAGTTGTTAGAACTTATGAAAATGGTTAGAGAAGCTGGTTATGTTCCTGATACAAGCTACTCACTGCAGGACACAGATGAAGAACAGAAGGAGCATAATATGTGGAACCATAGCGAAAGAATTGCTCTTGCTTTTGGATTGATCAATGTTCCAGAAGGTACTACTGTTCGGATTTTCAAGAATCTTCGTGTTTGTGGTGACTGCCATTCTTTCTTCAAGTTTGTCAGTGGAATCCTTGGGCGAAAGATTGTATTGAGGGACCCATATCGGTTTCATCACTTCACTGATGGAAATTGTTCCTGTTCCGACTATTGGTAG
- the LOC111810571 gene encoding basic blue protein-like, which translates to MGQGRGSAVVGAVMVCVLLLQYSQVARAAVYTVGGAKGWTFNVASWPKGKRFRAGDTLVFNYSPAAHNVVAVNRVGYSRCTTPRGSKVFKTGKDQIKLVKGQNFFICTLPGHCQAGMKIAITAA; encoded by the exons ATGGGTCAGGGAAGGGGCAGTGCGGTGGTGGGTGCGGTGATGGTTTGTGTGCTGCTTCTCCAATATTCTCAGGTGGCTCGTGCAGCCGTTTATACTGTTGGAGGTGCTAAAGGCTGGACCTTTAATGTTGCCTCCTGGCCTAAGGGAAAGCGCTTCCGAGCTGGCGATACACTCG TATTCAACTACAGCCCAGCAGCACACAACGTGGTGGCTGTCAACCGAGTGGGCTACAGCCGGTGCACAACTCCAAGAGGTTCCAAAGTTTTCAAAACAGGAAAGGACCAAATCAAGCTGGTGAAGGGCCAAAACTTCTTCATCTGCACACTCCCAGGCCACTGCCAGGCCGGAATGAAGATAGCCATCACTGCAGCTTAA
- the LOC111810877 gene encoding basic blue protein-like: protein MGQGNGSAMALTLLLCLFLIQSEMAQARVYTVGDAQGWTFNVTSWTRGKIFRAGDVLAFNYPAKAHNVVALLTNKVAYNWCLKTRGSKVYQTGKDRIKLVKGDNFFMCSFPGHCKAGMKIAIKAL, encoded by the exons ATGGGTCAGGGAAATGGCAGTGCCATGGCTCTCACTTTGTTGCTTTGCCTGTTCCTCATCCAATCTGAGATGGCTCAGGCTAGAGTCTACACTGTTGGTGATGCCCAAGGTTGGACCTTTAATGTCACTAGCTGGACTCGGGGCAAGATATTCCGTGCTGGCGATGTCCTCG CATTCAACTATCCTGCAAAGGCACACAACGTGGTGGCGTTGTTGACGAACAAGGTGGCCTACAATTGGTGCTTGAAAACGAGAGGCTCGAAAGTTTACCAAACGGGAAAGGATAGAATCAAGCTGGTGAAAGGAGACAACTTTTTCATGTGCAGCTTCCCAGGGCACTGCAAAGCTGGAATGAAGATCGCCATTAAAGCTCTTTAG
- the LOC111810380 gene encoding pathogenesis-related protein 5-like, giving the protein MAFFSFFTFFTFFSFFFIAARISESTRTFTIVNSCKDTIWPAITPGGNFTGSGFSLKRGQSTVYTIPDSWTGRIWARTGCDFDKDGNGKCKTGGCGEVLNCTGPGSRPSTLADFTLGSIDYYDVSVVDGFNLPVAIQPSGGKGNCSSAGCDGDLRDNCPPELAVKEDGKTVACRSACDVFHTGEYCCTGQFDNPMTCLPTNYSRSFKQVCPAAYSFGYDDPTSILTCSSADYVVAFCATRYHFY; this is encoded by the exons ATggctttcttctccttcttcaccTTCTTCACCTTCTTCAGCTTCTTTTTCATTG CTGCTAGGATCTCAGAGAGTACAAGAACGTTCACCATTGTTAATTCATGCAAGGATACAATATGGCCTGCCATCACACCCGGAGGAAACTTTACCGGCAGTGGATTTTCCCTCAAGCGTGGCCAATCCACCGTCTACACCATCCCTGACTCGTGGACCGGTCGGATATGGGCACGAACAGGCTGCGACTTCGACAAGGATGGAAACGGGAAATGTAAGACCGGTGGCTGTGGGGAAGTGTTGAATTGTACCGGTCCGGGAAGCCGGCCTTCCACCCTTGCTGACTTTACCCTTGGCTCCATTGATTACTATGATGTCAGTGTTGTGGATGGCTTCAATCTCCCGGTAGCGATACAGCCGTCGGGTGGCAAAGGAAACTGCAGCTCGGCGGGGTGCGATGGAGACTTGAGAGACAATTGCCCACCGGAGCTGGCAGTGAAGGAGGATGGGAAGACGGTGGCGTGTCGGAGCGCCTGCGACGTGTTCCATACCGGAGAATACTGTTGCACCGGGCAGTTTGATAACCCAATGACATGTTTACCGACGAATTATTCGAGGAGTTTCAAGCAAGTTTGCCCAGCTGCCTATAGTTTTGGATACGATGATCCTACAAGCATCTTGACATGTTCCTCAGCTGACTATGTTGTCGCCTTTTGTGCAACAAGGTACCATTTTTATTGA
- the LOC111810265 gene encoding uncharacterized protein LOC111810265 has product MGKGEDQNLPQQHRREGSSGFLCGECSTAFRRVSAELNFKCLFVLILGFAVFLPGFFWLLPLHERNLGFEAKDAIKLSATVQVYFVLEKPVEELLPHIKRLEFDINGELDIPNVKVSILSMHDLGESNRTYVVFGLLSEYITTPINPVSLSLLRSSLYDLFLHQSNLTLTTSIFGQPSTFQILKFPGGISIIPFQRASIWQFPQIVFNFTLTNSISEILNKFAKFMSQLKLELCLRPYENVYLQITNKIGSTMQPIVVVQASISSELGRITTQRLQQLAAIINTSSERNLGLDYSVFGEVKGISLSSYPKGTSMAMPPSFSPAPAPAPGDHVGLLSAPHPSRSARPPANHSPPRANCETSSPAPSTVPAPSPHEHSMPPIFYPKSTRLIVVPPADQPRVSSPRASPVLFLYKPGKTKEDSHRVRQPTHPSHRDHD; this is encoded by the exons ATGGGGAAAGGGGAAGATCAAAATCTGCCGCAGCAGCACCGCCGTGAGGGTTCTTCTGGGTTTCTTTGTGGTGAATGTTCGACTGCGTTTCGTAGGGTTTCTGCGGAGTTGAATTTCAAGTGTTTGTTCGTTTTGATTTTGGGATTTGCGGTGTTTCTCCCTGGATTCTTTTggcttcttcctcttcatgaaagaaatttagggtttgagGCGAAAGACGCCATTAAACTCAGTG CTACCGTTCaggtgtattttgttctcgAAAAGCCGGTCGAGGAGCTTCTCCCTCACATCAAGAGATTAGAGTTTGATATCAATGGTGAATTAGACATACCAAACGTGAAG GTTTCCATTCTGTCGATGCACGATTTAGGTGAGTCGAACAGGACTTACGTGGTTTTTGGTCTTCTTTCTGAATACATTACTACTCCAATAAATCCAGTGTCCTTAAGTCTGCTGAGATCGTCTTTATATGACCTTTTCCTTCACCAATCCAACCTTACTTTGACGACTTCGATTTTTGGACAGCCATCGACATTTCAAATCCTCAAGTTTCCAGGGGGAATCTCTATAATCCCGTTTCAACGTGCTTCGATTTGGCAGTTTCCCCAGATCGTATTTAACTTCACTCTGACTAACTCCATTTCTGAAATACTCAACAAATTTGCAAAGTTCATGAGCCAGCTTAAGTTGGAGTTGTGTCTGAGGCCTTATGAG AATGTGTATTTGCAAATAACGAACAAGATTGGCTCGACGATGCAGCCCATCGTAGTTGTTCAGGCTTCTATTTCGTCGGAATTGGGACGCATAACGACGCAGAGATTACAGCAGTTGGCTGCCATCATCAATACCTCTTCCGAAAGAAATCTCGGCCTTGATTATTCTGTTTTTGGAGAAGTCAAGGGCATCAGTTTGTCTTCTTATCCAAAGGGAACCTCCATGGCTATGCCACCGAGTTTTTCTCCAGCTCCTGCCCCAGCACCTGGTGATCATGTAGGACTACTGAGTGCCCCACACCCATCGAGATCTGCACGACCACCTGCAAATCATTCCCCGCCTCGAGCAAATTGTGAAACCTCGTCTCCAGCCCCTTCTACGGTTCCTGCACCTTCCCCTCATGAACATTCAATGCCTCCAATCTTCTATCCGAAGTCTACAAGACTGATCGTCGTTCCTCCAGCTGATCAACCCCGGGTATCATCTCCACGTGCATCTCCAGTGCTGTTTCTCTACAAACCAGGGAAAACAAAGGAAGATTCGCATAGAGTTAGGCAGCCCACACATCCCTCACATCGAGATCAT GATTGA
- the LOC111809816 gene encoding transmembrane emp24 domain-containing protein p24delta3-like, translating into MRREVVLPLFVVCFLASDFVRPAHSIWLSLPPSVTKCVSEEIQNNVVVLADYVVVADQTNAPTISAKVASPYGNVLHHAENITHSQFAFTTTEAGNYLVCFWLTDQKLEPGFEISVNLDWRTGIAAKDWESVAKKEKIEGVELELRKLEGAVEAIHENLLYLRDREADMRTVSERTNARVALYSIMSLGVCIVASTLQIWFLKRFFQKRKLI; encoded by the exons ATGCGCCGGGAAGTGGTGTTGCCGTTGTTCGTGGTCTGTTTCCTCGCCTCAGATTTTGTTCGACCTGCTCATTCAATCTGGTTGAGCTTGCCTCCATCTGTGACCAAGTGCGTCTCCGAGGAAATCCAGAACAACGTCGTGGTTCTTGCCGATTATGTCGTTGTCGCCGATCAAACTAACGCTCCCACCATTTCTGCCAAG GTGGCATCGCCATATGGGAACGTTCTTCATCACGCAGAGAACATAACACATAGTCAGTTTGCATTTACAACCACTGAAGCTGGTAATTACCTAGTCTGTTTCTGGTTGACTGACCAAAAACTTGAACCTGGTTTTGAGATAAGTGTGAACCTTGACTGGAGAACTGGGATTGCTGCCAAGGATTGGGAATCAGTtgcaaaaaaagagaagattgAG GGCGTTGAACTCGAGCTACGGAAACTCGAGGGAGCGGTCGAAGCTATCCATGAAAATCTACTTTATCTCAGGGACAG AGAAGCAGATATGAGGACGGTGAGCGAGAGAACGAACGCACGAGTTGCGTTGTATAGTATCATGTCGTTGGGTGTCTGCATTGTTGCTTCTACTCTACAGATATGGTTCTTGAAGCGATTCTTTCAGAAGAGAAAGCTTATTTAG
- the LOC111810382 gene encoding legumin B-like has protein sequence MSLPPALIFLFLFHSPKPFFEGEAGSYYKWSPSDHPILAQANVAAGRLLLRPRAFAIPHYSDCSKVGYVLRGDNGVVGYLFPNKSEVATVVKIKKGDVLPVPSAVTSWWFNNGDSVLEIIFLGGTDGAHIPGDISYFLLSGPRGLLQGFSPEYIGKVFSLNHEETATLLKSQSGGLIFGIQQTQFLPKPQNSGELVYNIDAAAPDVRARGGAATVTTVTESKFPYIGQSGLSVVLEKLDANAVRSPVYVSESADQLIYVAKGSGKIQIVGISDKIDAEVKRGQLILVPKYFAAGKVAGEEGLECISIITAKHPLVEELAGKTSVLVALSPEVFQVTFNVTAEFEKLFRSKI, from the exons ATGAGTCTCCCGCCTGcccttatttttctttttctgtttcatAGTCCGAAGCCGTTCTTCGAAGGAGAAGCTGGATCATATTACAAATGGTCGCCTTCTGACCATCCCATCCTAGCTCAGGCCAACGTCGCCGCTGGCCGCCTTCTCCTTCGCCCTCGCGCCTTCGCCATTCCTCACTATTCCGATTGCTCCAAAGTGGGCTACGTTCTCCGAG gcGACAATGGAGTTGTCGGATACCTGTTTCCAAACAAGTCGGAGGTGGCGACCGTGGTTAAGATAAAAAAAGGAGATGTGCTTCCGGTGCCGAGCGCCGTCACGTCGTGGTGGTTCAACAACGGCGACTCTGTTTTGGAAATAATCTTTTTGGGTGGAACGGACGGCGCTCATATCCCCGGTGACATCTCTTACTTCCTTCTCTCCGGCCCCCGCGGCCTTCTACAAGGCTTCTCGCCGGAGTACATCGGAAAAGTCTTCTCTTTAAACCACGAAGAAACCGCCACGCTTCTCAAAAGCCAGTCCGGCGGCCTAATCTTCGGAATTCAACAGACCCAATTCCTCCCCAAACCCCAAAACTCCGGCGAACTGGTCTATAACATTGACGCCGCTGCGCCGGACGTCAGAGCCAGAGGCGGCGCTGCCACTGTCACGACGGTAACTGAATCTAAATTCCCGTACATTGGCCAATCTGGGTTGAGCGTAGTTCTCGAAAAGCTAGATGCCAATGCCGTCCGGTCGCCGGTGTACGTCTCTGAGTCGGCCGATCAACTGATCTATGTGGCAAAGGGATCAGGGAAGATTCAGATCGTCGGAATTTCGGATAAAATTGATGCAGAGGTGAAAAGGGGTCAGCTGATTTTGGTCCCCAAATACTTTGCTGCCGGAAAAGTCGCCGGAGAAGAAGGCTTGGAGTGCATTTCCATTATCACAGCTAAACA TCCTCTGGTGGAAGAACTGGCCGGAAAGACATCGGTTTTGGTGGCATTGTCGCCGGAGGTTTTTCAAGTTACTTTCAACGTCACGGCGGAGTTCGAGAAGCTTTTCAGGTCCAAAATATAA